A window from Zingiber officinale cultivar Zhangliang chromosome 7A, Zo_v1.1, whole genome shotgun sequence encodes these proteins:
- the LOC121999704 gene encoding uncharacterized protein LOC121999704 yields the protein MGVTPFHLVYGGETVISAEVGIEYDRVQQYDADNAERRQLEFDLVNETRAKAAAQLTTYRQRMRQRYNRWVIPRSFQVGDLVWRKVKLVGDVGKLEAPWAGSFKIVEKLRSGAYYLEDKDGR from the coding sequence ATGGGTGTCAcacctttccacttggtgtatgggggTGAGACAGTCATTTCCGCCGAAGTCGGAATAGAATATGATCGGGTGCAGCAGTATGATGCGGACAACGCCGAGCGAAGACAACTGGAGTTTGATTTAGTGAATGAGACGCGCGCCAAGGCGGCTGCTCAGCTGACGACCTATCGGCAAAGAATGAGGCAAAGATACAACCGGTGGGTGATCCCCCGATCctttcaggtcggcgacctagtatggAGAAAGGTGAAATTGGTCGgtgacgttggcaagctggaggctccgtGGGCTGGGTCGTTCAAGATTgtggagaagctccgctcgggagcttaTTATTTAGAAGATAAAGATGGACGGTGA